The following is a genomic window from Bombus fervidus isolate BK054 chromosome 10, iyBomFerv1, whole genome shotgun sequence.
ATCGACAAAACTCTCGGCTGGTAATATAGATATCTGTTTCACTACTAAAGGCCGGTCGAACGTGTGACGTCGACGACAGTGCAGTGCTGTGTTCCTATCTTTGCCACGCGTTGTGCAGTGATATTTACCTAGGAACAATACGAAAAATACTCGAGGTATTTAATCGATACTTAATTATCTAATCATCTTCGTAGCGACCGAGAACAACGTTATTCTCGTAGATTTTCCTATAATTTCCGCAGAAGCAGGTAACGTACGTGCATGCAAAAATGATGCAACGTTTGTTGTGCTGATAGAAACATACACGTGGCTCTTACGTACGAACGAACGACTCGAGCATACTGTAAGAAtgttaaaaaacaaataactGGAAATTGTTAAAGTTAGCAATCTATAAATAACTCGCTCTCCTTCTAAAGTAAGGTTAAGATCTGGTGTGCATCTTGCGTTTGGTTCGAGAATCTAGTGCTACGCGGCAGCACTGTACGATACACCTAAAGCTCGAAGCACCCCCAATCCAACCGATACGGTACTAAAGATTGGCGCctttttcgaatttcaaatttcaaaatttatatcacGTACGTTTTACTCGATTCGTTCTAACTCGAGAAACTATCGTCTTTAATAATGTATTGCTATATTTCTATCGAGGTAAAGATAGAAGAGGTAGAAGAAGTGATCGATAAAGCGGAGGCAGCGATGGCGAGACAATGTCGTAAAAGCAGAGGCGACGGTGATACGACGGCGCCAGAGCGGCTGTTGAGTAGCATCGCGGGCGGgtcctttcttctcttccatTATCGTAATCTGCAAATTTCGTGGGTACCGTGATGAAGAACGGTCGGAGGTGGCGCGGTTTCGAGTTAAACTGTTCGAGAGAGTAGATAGTTTCGGGGATAGAcggagaggaagaggaaagacAGTCGGGATGGCTGATCGTGTGAAAAGGAACGAGAAAGGAAGGGTAGAGAGAGGGATCCGAAAGACGAGACAGAGGAAGAGGAATCGCAAAGTCGGTGGCGGATTGGCGGCCTAAGGCGCGGTTGCAGATTCCCGGCGTGATGCCGGTGATTCGCGGCTTTGGTGCCCAGTAATCGTCGGTCCCCTTACCCGACGTATTCCTCCTCCCTCGCATCTTTGCTCAGGAGAATCCACCTCgtcccttcttctttctcgtcgAATTCGCTTCTCCGCACTTTCGTTCGCCTCCCTTTGCTTCCCTTGGCCTTCCCCGGCTCTCTCCCTTCGCCTCCCGTAGGCGTCTCGTACCTGTTTCATCCTTTTGATATGGCGCGGGCCCTGTTGTACAGCGAGCGAaggatgaaaagaaagaagggggGCAATCTTGCGGTAAATACAGCAATCGCTTGATGTGCCGTCCgcattaatataattagtcACCCCGAGCGCTCGAAAGCGACCCGATGTTTGAGAAGCCGACTCTCTCGACTCTGCTCTCTTGCTTCGTTCTACTCCGCTCTGTTCGCCGTGCCTTGATTCTGTTCGAAGTATCAAGAGGCCGGGGGGCACATGCGTGCATAGGTAGGTGAAACATGGTGGACTGTTAAAGATTCCGAGGGTTGGAGGAACAAGGGCGTGGCCGATGTTGGATCATTTTCATTTCTGTTCATGCAAACTGATATATCAGCCCCCTCTCTCCCTATAAATATGCAGACGCGGTCATTTTTGCATGCTGCGTTAGTACGTAGACAAAGACGAATCGGTAAACCTGGCCATTGTGAAGCGAATAGTGTCGCTGTGGAAATGAATGGAACTTTTCGAATCGAACCGAACCTTCGACAAACGTGTTGCAAGATTTGCTTCTAATCAGTGGTTGGATTCTTGTAATCGCGATACGGTTTCATACGAATGTGTGCAATGACGatagatttatatttctgtCATAGAATGGCGCcaaagaaaatcgaagaacCTGAAAGGAAGCCGCTTATTGGCCGCGTAGGTACCAATTTGAAAGTTGGTATAGTAGGCATACCTAACGTAGGTAAATCAACCTTCTTCAACGTTCTCACGAAAAGCCAGGCTGCTGCTGAGAACTTCCCCTTCTGCACCATCGATCCCAATGAAAATAAGTATTCATATCTTTTTCTTATGCATGCTTATtatagactgcggatttctgtgcaaatttatatttctacaagtaaagtacaaaaagaaagtaaagaaatgGAACTTGGCTCGTTTCGCTTACTAAAAGTTACGACGAGCACTTCGCTTAGgaaattttctgtatttttctgtattatatTAACTTTACCTTTAAATTTCATCTATGATTGCATATACATTCGCAGTCTAATAATCATAATAGCGATATCGTGTTGTACGTCGTAGAAAATCTTTTGTACAGCGCATGATATAatcgaattgaaatttaattcaatttttactatACAAAGCAACATTTTTTAGATGCGCCGGCCTAATAACTTTAATCGTACTTCGCATCTACCACTGCAAATATTTAACCTGACATTAAATCGCATATCGTTTGTTTGCAACTCTGTGTAAAAGATTTATATAGTAACCTAAAAATGAGATATATCCAACGATGTGTGATGAAACATCGCGTCccaagataaaagaaaagcaGGAAGATGAGCACGAGAAGTTTTACGCAGATGCAtcgtttattataaaaaagagtTTCTTCCGATTCATCAAAGGATATCCTCGCCAGAAGTATTCTCCTTCCTGGCCCGAAGCTCATCGATGTGTGTATCCAAAAGCTAACTCTTACTACGTCTTCCACGAAGATACGAATCCATTTACTAGATTTCCCGCTAAGTGCGAGTCGAGAGAGTATGGAAATGTCCGAGCACACTTTGAACCCTCTCAAGAACCTCACGAGATTCGCGATCCCTATGACGAAACCGAAGCGAGAAACAAATATCTGGCAAGCGAACCAACTTGTTTCGTCGTTCTGGGAAAACCTGACTTGAACACTACGAAACTTGCGACTATGATCGCGGACTCTTGGAATTGCGTTTTGATTTCTCCGTTATCGCTCATGAAACAGGAAATTCAGCAAAATAGCGAAAAAGGTAAATTCATGGCAGACGTGTTGAAAACAGGCGAATGTTTAGGTCCGGAAATTATCATGAATTTGATAGCGAGTCGTCTCAATAAAAGGGACGTGTTTCACAAAGGGTACGTTGTAGAAGGATTGCCGTTAATTCCAAACGAGACGCTCGATTATTCTTCTTACCCAAATGTTTCCACCGAGAAGCTGGATCCAGAAAATGACGAGAATTTTATGAAGATTTTTAACACGTCGGTTCCTAGAACCTGTAATACAGCGAACGAAGAAGCGATCGAACATCACGATGTGTCGGATAATAGCAAAGATATTTCGACTTCTCGCGATCAGAAGGCAGAGAATCAAGTATGTATCGTATTGGAAAATCCACGTTAcgaacattttatttcaagtCAGATCGAAGATATTTTCGCAACGTGGCCCATAAAACCATCGATAATCATTTACGTAATGTGTCCTGACGCGGACACAACGATAAAGCGTGCACATTTTCGTATAGATCCGACAACTGGTCGCACCGTAGACACGAGTTTCGCTGGTATGAGCAGACATATTGAGATGTTATTTTCTCATAACAAAATGCAGAATAACATGAACGTTTCCTTTGAATTGTATCAAGAGTTGACGAAGGAAGAACGAGTTTTAGACGAGAACCAGGGGAAATACTTACTGAAACGACCTTCTGACGGGAGATCCAACGTAGAATCGCAATGTGCGATGTACAAACGTCTGGCACTGCCCACGATCGAGAAATGGATCTTGCTGTACAACCCACAGAACGTAATTCGCGTGGATGGTCGTACACCCGTATCGctaatgtttcaaatttttatctcaCGGATGCGCACATTGCCAGTGCCGCGTGTAATTCTTCCGCGAAGATTCGCGAATCACGCTGCGTTAGAATTCGAGGGTGAATCGCCAGTGGTACCCGTAACTGGCGACGAATTTGAAGATAAGTCGAACGAAGAAGCGTTTCAAGACCTGAGAAACAGAGAAACCGTTTCGCCTCTATTCCCTTGGAGACTGTCGTCCTGGAATTTTCTTTGTCCCGTCGAATTAACAAAGGGAAGGACAGCGGAAGGATTAGCGAAACACGCCGTTCGATTTATGAACAAagtcttctttctttcgtcgaaCGACGCTGCTGATTTGTTTGTCGAAAATCCAAGaacttttatttctcctttgtCTCCCCGCCCAACCTGTAAAATCGTAGTATTTGGACCTGACTATTCTGGCAAATCTGATCTCTGCGACGAATTGGCACGAGCGTTAAAAGGCACGATAATAAACGCGAAGGAAATCGGAAAATCTTCGGCGAACGTTAACTCGTATATTTATTCGTCGGATCATGCGATTGTGGAAGCTATACGGAGCGTGCCGAGAGAAGAAATCGATATTGAAACATGGAGAGACGGAGGTTACATCGTAGACGGTATGTATCCGAATATCGATTCTTGGAAAACAATCGTGGAAGATTCGGAGATTATCTTCGAGGATGCGATTCTTTTGTTCGACGAGGATCCTTACGATTATTTGATATCAAAATGGCGCAAAATTCGTGGCATCGAAAAGGATGAGCAATTTGAAGAAAGCTTCGAAGACCTTGGAGATGAAGAGGGCGAGGAAGATGTGCAAGGTCTGGTCGAATATATTAGACACATTCAGAGGTTTGAATCGGATTGGGAACCGATACGAGAAAAAGCGATGGATACTTGCAGAAATCTTATTACCTGCGATGTTGGTAAAATCACCGATGTCTCGAAATACGTCATGGATCGAATTAAGGATCGTTACATGGATAAAGCAAGAGTTATGACTGACgaggagaaggaaagagaaagagatctTGCAGAATATATCGGCATGACCGATGGTACGGAAAATatcgaggaagaagaagaagaaagggaagGTGAAAGGGAAACGGCGGAATTACCTTCTAAGGAAGATAATCGTCGCTTTGGAGACACTAATTACTACTGTCCAGTGGCGttattaagatataatatattttggaAAGGCAAAGAAGAGTTCAGCGCTATTTTTATGGATAAGATATATCATCTATCTAGTCTCACAGCTCTCGAGGAATTTTTACGTGGCCCGCAAAAATTAGGTCTTCCATTGAAAAGGCCTTTATCTTTAATTCCACCCCTTCGTATGAGTATCATTGGTCCATCAGGAAGTGGGAAAAGCACGTTGTCAAACGCGATATCTCGAGAATATGGTCTGCTTCATATAGATTACTTTAATTGTTTCACTGCGTATATGGAATCCCGTGGAATGCGACCATTATCCCACAGAGACGTTCTTGTTTTGTCAAACGAACTTCCCAATGAGGTAGAATTGCCAGCAGATCTGAGCGACGAGAGATACAACAGCGACTCTGATACAATTCTGACACTTATTCGAAGTTATTGGAGAGACGGTAGTGTGCTTCTTCCTGAAAGAATGCACGACGAATGTTTATCGCAATTTTTCGAAGGAATTTACAGCGAACACGGTGCAGTGTTCGATCAGTTTCCAAGTTGTCCGCAAGACGTGAAAACTGCTGTAAGAGAGTACACGGTGCCCGAGATAATAATAGAACTTCGTTGCGGTAGAGAGACGGTATCGGACAGAGTAATACCGAAATTACTCGCGTCGTGGGAACAAAATTTGGAAGAGAAGAAACGTATCGAACaattacgatacgatacgcAGCTCGAAGATTATCGAAGAGATCGAGATATTTGGATAAAAAGGATGCTGCATGAGATGATCGGTCAAGAATATATCGGGGAAGAAGAAGATAACGCGGAGCACGAATACAAGAACGAAGACGATATACTCATGGAGGAATACATGCTGAGCGATGATACGGATTTGGAAGAAATGGAAGTGAAAAGGTTTGAATTAGAAGAAACGTGGTATCGAGAGAATCCTGAGCCTGTGCTGTTCACCGACTGGGAAGATCTGGAAACAGCGAGACGAAGAATCGAGCAGGAATTTTTCAGCAAGTATGAAACTGACTCTCAAAAGATAGCTGCTATTCGGAGCCTTCTAGAAAATGAATCGataccgtatatcgtaatGGATGCCGAAGCAGATGTAAAAGACGTTTTGCTGCGAATTATGAGAATTCTCGAGCCTTACGTTCGTCGAGATATCTCTATCCTGGAGAAGATCTATACCATCGATCTTGAAACAGCCGACACTCTGCTTGATTGCGGCTATTATCTTTCAAGTTCCTTTGGCCGCTGGTGTCCTGTGCAGTTGCGTCAAAATAACGTTCCTCTGCAAATGTTTCTGCCACTGGAATCTGTGCAGGAGATTTATCCGGTCATACACAGACAATTTGTCTACTTCTTCGGCGGCAAAGACGCGCAGACCGCATTTTTAGAGAGTCCGTTCGAATATCTCGAACGAGATTCTTGCGCACCTATTATTCCATTCCGGCTCTCTATCATTGGCCCACCGAAATGCGGGAAAACGACTCTTGCGCAACGATTTGCCAACAAATATGGCGTGAAAGTGATAACGCGAGGAGCCGCTCTACGTTACATCGTCAAATATTTTCCTTGGACAGAGTGGGCGCAATTGACGGAATCTTCTCTTCGTGCAGGTCGAACGGTTCCAACGGAATGCGTAAACCGTGCCGTTGAAATGTATTCCATCGATCCTAATGTAATTTCCCAAGGTTTCGTGCTCGATGGTTTTCCCCTAAACCGCAAAGAATACGAGCAACTGACGTTTCTAGGTCTTCAACCAATGATCACTCTCGACCTGAAAGCGAATCTAGCTTTTTGTCTCGACCGTTCGTCTCGCGCATCCGACGATGGAACGATAAAACCACCTAGCTTCTCGAGTAGCTTTTTATCTCATCGCTATACCGTTTGGGAAGTCGATCAGGGACACTTTCGAACTTGGTTAAAAAGTTTCACTCAGAACGTAATAGAATTAGACGCGACTAAATGTATGTGGTACGTGTGGAGCCAAGCTGATCGACGCGTATGTTCGAGATACACGATCATCAGATCGTACTTTCGTGAAAGTGACTACGATAAAATTCACAGCTTGAAATATATGAGCGTCTCGCCGTACGAATTTAGGAGACGACAAAGCCGGTTCGAGTCCTATTGTCCTCTTTGCTTGTACTACGAGAACACGATGAAGACTTCGGGGCCTCCGGATCATCGAGGCACTATTCAATTTAGGGAACACTTCTACTGGATTTGTCCGCAACACACCGATGAATTTACTCAACACCCGCAAAAATATCTCCCACCAGCGAACAATTCGTATCCACCGGCAGATCGTCCGCGAATTTTAACCGAAACGATCGACTTGCAACATTCGTGTTGGGCTAAACGTTTGCAAGTCAGAGGATTTTGCTTAGTAACGTACTTCGATGGATTACCAAATCGCAAACTTGTACCTGGAAAAATAGTTACAGCAGTTTTGTACAAAGACAATCTATACCTGTTCTGTACGGAAGATTGTCGCGATAAATTTATAGCGCAACCCGATAAATACGCGAacgttcaaataaaatttttatatacgatGCCAACGATCGACGTAAAATCTCTGCCAAATGTTGGTTTCTTGGAACAAACGGTTTCCAAGTTAATAATCAAAGCTGTAAACGAAATCAGCGTAGATCGGCCGAAATTACCAGGTTTATCGCCTTCGGCTACCGCCGCCGTTTACATCGGTGTATACTTAAAGGCTCGTAACACATGTTGCGATTTAAAAGAAACTGAGTTGTACAAAACAATTAGCAGAAGAATGTACAGTCGTGAAATGATTATCAAAACAGCGACCCGAACGATGAAGAAAAGGATAAACCCTTTCATACATGCACCTGTATATGAAGATGAGGTTAATCCTACTCACAGATTCACTGGACAATTGTCTGTGTTATctcgtatatatatacctaagtctatttcaatttcgtttcgtCGAACATCACCGACACAAATTTTAGCCGATCCCGAGATGGAAAATCAATAAAGTATTAACACATTGTGAATAGATAATATGtcctattattttctattacacaTTTTATCGAATCTCGACGACGAATCATAGgacgaataaattaaatattttgtactttaatcgtgtccaaatattattataaaactttatatcTCAGTCTAATAAACAATTTGTAAATAGACAATAAACAACGTATAGATAATCTACTGTCTGACtggaatttctttttccaatatcctattatttctttattcccTGTGTGAATATACGATGACGCGTGTTATTTGTTAAGAAAAATTGACCGTATTTGTCGTTTAACTAGATTTTATCTTTCAGCACGTCGCGTACCAGTTCCTGACGCAAGATTCGATTACCTGTGCGAATATTTTAAGCCAGCTAGGTACGTATCAAACCTGCTACTACATACCGGTGAAAATATTGTTCGATCGTAACGACAAATATATGATACGCGTTACTGTATTATTGAACAAAAGTGACGAGTCTACCAGAAAATGTGCCCTCGCAATGGGAAACGAGTTGGAATAACCATTGACATTTCCATACTCCTTTGCTTCTATTTTCACAAGGCAGGGATAGGGAGGAGAGAAAGCGGTACGTGATCTGCAATGCAGATTCGACAAAATTCGTCTACGCGACGTATAACTCACGTTGAATATCAACCGACTTCACgtacgtttttcttttactcGCTTGTGGCATACTATTATTTAAGATAACATTTCGTGAGATATTTCTAAAACTTAGATTTATACGCGATATTGACTGGATTATTTTGCGTTAGAAAGATCAATGTATGCCCTCCGAGGAGGGGCTagaaaagattaattaaaatttcacgtgACACTCGAAACTAATCAAACGCGATGAAAGTTCCACCGAAACACATGGAAACCGCTATACGTGCTGTGGTATGCATCAACTTGTCGATGAAAGCCGTGTTTACCGTGCCTCGCGTTATCACGCTGGCTCGTTCACACGACGAGATTGAATGTACAGAGCAGCAGGAAGATTGGAAAGCAAAGCGTATGTTCGGTTCACggtaaaatattcttcgacGCTGTTGTCGCTGGTAAACAGTTAAACTTAACCATGGCAGAGcgcaaaagagaaagagagagagaaatagagagagagagggagcgGCATAGAATCGATGAACTTCAAAGTATAacaaagtaacgaaaaattatcgAGTGAAAGACGAATCGAGTTTGCTTTGCGACACGTGCTTTCCTTGGAATTCAACTAATTTGAAGAGATTAAAACTCGCTACCGTGTTAGATCAAAGAGCGTGTCTTCCATCCTGGTCACCCATGGCACCCAACTCCGTAACACTGTCGCCAACGGCCAACGACACTGCAAAGTCCGAATGGCTGTCACGTGTCAGATGATTCAACGATCCCTAATGAAAGCCACCTAACATGGCACTCCCCTTCTTGCTCATTTTACTAACGCCTCTCTTCAAAGGCTAATTGTTTAATGATGCTACTTGCATTAGCATTTAAATACAGCTCGTTGTCACTACGACATCCTCGTTTAAATTCTAGGCGCGTGCATGTTACAGTGTAAATACATCATCAGTCGTATTCTATTCGTACTTACAAGAAAAAGTCGCGAATGCTCCCAGCTCCGATTTGGATGAAACTTTGTAGGCACGAGGAACAGCCGAAAAtagtagatatatatatacgtatatctttTAGCCGCGGTGACTCAGGTTCGAAGGCTGAAACCACCCTCCAAAGTTCGATCTCTTAAGAGCAACAGAGTTCGCGACTTTTGCTTCTTGAACGAATCGAGAATCGCGATGAAACGCGTCCTTATTTACGGTTTCAGCAAAGTTCCAGCTTTCTTAAATGTCGTGGACATTGCTGGCTTGGTCAAAGGTGCCGCGGAGGGACAAGGCCTGGGAAACAATTTCTTATCGCACATCAACGCTTGCGATGGGATTTTTCATCTTTGCCGTAAGTCCAGCATAAACGTTCGATTCGATACGAAACTCTTTATATAGGAGCAAGCGACGACGTTGCTGTCCCAGATGAACAATAACTGATAAAATCGATTACGTTAAAGGGAAGGTAGCGTTGCCGATGAGATCGAGAGATTAGTTTATCATCGTGTTTGCTCCTTCCGTGCATTGCACATGCGATCATGGACACGAATTTATCTTGCAACACGCACGAGTAGCTTATAGACGCAAGagtattatacgttgtagcatTCGTTAACAGTTTTCATAGAACTGCATCGATtccagaaaataaatttccgaAACTAAGCGAATTAATATCGCATTTTCGACGATCTGTGACGTAGGAGcgttcgacgacgacgacgttaCTCACGTGGAAGGAGACGTGAATCCCGTGAGAGATCTCGAGATAATTAGCGAGGAATTACGGTTGAAAGATATCGAGTTTTTAAATGGTCATCTGGAGAAACTGGAGAAGCTCGTTGTCCGAGGAAACGACAAGAAACTAAAGCCTGAATACGTAAGTAGTAATTTATGTTTGAAGATTTGATGCGTTTTAACGTCGTTAACCCTGCACATCGAAAGAAATACATTAGGACGTTTAAAGAAACTCGTTCTCTTTTGACGTTCGGAttgagaaacgaaggaaatcaTTGTAAATGTAGGCATATCGTAGAGTCTGAACGAAATTACCGAGGAAATTAAGAGAGCGCGGTCGGTACACTGCTTCCTAGAACGAATCAATCGAATTACCCTCTTTCCGTGGATTGACCCACGGCAATTTCCGATCTCTCCCCTCGTTCTAGACTTTGCAATTTGCTAAAACTTTTCGAGAGTTCCAAGCTACCTCCTCGTCTTCTCTCTCGGTCAAAGTAATAGAGAGGCGTTTCGTTAGTGTACAATCCTCTAATCAGAGTTCGATCTCGGGATTATTCCACTTGGTAGCGTACTTACTTACGAACTTACTCGTCTGGCCGACTATTATCGTTAGCGGAACACTGATCTTTTTCGAATCCAATATTTTCGCACGGTAGTGGTAAAAAATACAATCTGTCGGAGAAAGCTAACGCTTACAGATATAATCGAGTGCTTTTCTGTGCAGGATACGTTATTGAAAGTGAAAGGTATAATGGTGGATGAAAAGAGGCATATCAGGTTTGCCGACTGGAGTGCTACTGACGTAAGTTAATCGTATCGCtttgcaaatgaaaaattttaatgctaTTTCGATGTTATTCTGGTCGTTCGTGTTTTTAGATCGAGGTtctcaataaatatttattcctcACGTCAAAGCCAGTCATTTATTTAGTTAATCTGTCCGAAAAGGATTACATACGTAAGAAGAATAAATGGTATGTATATATCGTTTATTATCTgagatttatatgtatattatcgttatttaacGCTTTAAACAAACTACAGTAGATCattgatatattaattaacataCCAATTTTTCTTATGTCTAAACACTCACATGTAAATTTCAGGTTAATCAAAATCAAAGAATGGGTTGATAAGAACGATCCAGGAGCTATTTTAATCCCTTTCAGTGGAACTTTCGAAAATAAACTTTTCGATATGGATGACGCGGAGCGTGCGAAATATCAAGAAGAGAACAAAGTTACTAGGTGAGTAACAGTGTCTATAATTCGTTACATAGCTCTATCTGTAACTTTTAAATGAACGCGAAACTATCTTTATACTTGCAAATGAAACGACCGCCAAAATAAGCAGTGTGTTGCgtgaatttaaaagaaaagaaacaaaagagagGGGGAGAGAGTGAAAGGATGGGAGAAGGACGAACgtaaaaatcgtaaaattcgTAAAGCCTAATCCTCCCCTGCTTTAAAACCTAAGAAAGTCAGGTTCCCATATTTAGCTATGCACCAGGTTATCTACTAATGGTAATAACAATGGAGGGCTCGGTTTAAGCGTCTAGACTAGCCCTACTTTCATGTAGGGTGACCAATAAAAACTGCGGCATCTTTACTGTGGcgcattatatttttacgaacggCTATTCAAATTCTTgcaaaattgcataaaaaccCCTCCTATCCTCCCGGGCACACCGGTATAACCAGGGAGACGAGTGGAATGAGGATCAACCGGTTCAGTTGGCTAGTGGGTCATTCGCGAACAAACTCAACCCGTGTTATGCACGGTAAACTCGATCAAGTTCGCGTACGTTTTCAACATTGTTACACTGTAACATACTATATGTTATACCGATAAAAGTAATCGACGTACAGAACTATAATGCGTTGGATAAGgaaaaattttgttcgttatataaatttatgttgCAATTATTTTGGACCGAGGGGGATTGCATAATTATAGCTAGcgtggaaaatataaaatcgttaCCAATGATACCTATAATCTAGCATTGATGGTTAGAAATCTAAATTCTTCGGCAAATTTTGTCGATCCCTCGAAATGATCGTATAAGGTAGGTTCTCTTGGTAATCACAGGGGACAAACGAAAGATTTCTAGATACCGCGATTTTATTTCGAGACCGCAGATAACCAAGGCGCCGAAGTAGATCTCGGACAGAGTTAGAGTGATAAAATTGCGGTATTAAGTCGTTCAGCTTTATGTGTATTCTCTGAAGTCTCGAAGTTCGTCGGGCTCACGGAACAGGATGGCTTCCCTTCTTGTACCCTGTCATTAGACGATATTCGGTTCGAGACAATCATATTCCACAGTCCTGTTTTTTGGCCACCCCTTCTTTGAACCaagaattcatttttttctgcCCCCCCCTCCCgccttcttttttctaataCGAGTTGAAAATTTGCTGTTTCATCTTACGAATCGTTTTTAGCGCGCTTGACAAGATTATCGTTCAAGGATACAAAGCGTTGCAACTACAGTACTTCTTTACAGCGGGACACGATGAAGTGAAAGCATGGACGATTCAGGTAATTCAAAATGATCTTTTTCAATGTTCTTTCATGATCTTATCCGTGAATCTTTCGTTACTTCAGAAAGGTACAAAAGCACCTCAAGCTGCTGGGAAGATTCACACAGATTTTGAGAAAGGATTCATCATGGCTGAAGTCATGAAATTTGACGATTTTAAAAACGAAGGATCGGAAGCAGCGGTAAAGGTGAGTATCGTACCGTGTGATATTT
Proteins encoded in this region:
- the LOC139991591 gene encoding adenylate kinase 9, translating into MCDETSRPKIKEKQEDEHEKFYADASFIIKKSFFRFIKGYPRQKYSPSWPEAHRCVYPKANSYYVFHEDTNPFTRFPAKCESREYGNVRAHFEPSQEPHEIRDPYDETEARNKYLASEPTCFVVLGKPDLNTTKLATMIADSWNCVLISPLSLMKQEIQQNSEKGKFMADVLKTGECLGPEIIMNLIASRLNKRDVFHKGYVVEGLPLIPNETLDYSSYPNVSTEKLDPENDENFMKIFNTSVPRTCNTANEEAIEHHDVSDNSKDISTSRDQKAENQVCIVLENPRYEHFISSQIEDIFATWPIKPSIIIYVMCPDADTTIKRAHFRIDPTTGRTVDTSFAGMSRHIEMLFSHNKMQNNMNVSFELYQELTKEERVLDENQGKYLLKRPSDGRSNVESQCAMYKRLALPTIEKWILLYNPQNVIRVDGRTPVSLMFQIFISRMRTLPVPRVILPRRFANHAALEFEGESPVVPVTGDEFEDKSNEEAFQDLRNRETVSPLFPWRLSSWNFLCPVELTKGRTAEGLAKHAVRFMNKVFFLSSNDAADLFVENPRTFISPLSPRPTCKIVVFGPDYSGKSDLCDELARALKGTIINAKEIGKSSANVNSYIYSSDHAIVEAIRSVPREEIDIETWRDGGYIVDGMYPNIDSWKTIVEDSEIIFEDAILLFDEDPYDYLISKWRKIRGIEKDEQFEESFEDLGDEEGEEDVQGLVEYIRHIQRFESDWEPIREKAMDTCRNLITCDVGKITDVSKYVMDRIKDRYMDKARVMTDEEKERERDLAEYIGMTDGTENIEEEEEEREGERETAELPSKEDNRRFGDTNYYCPVALLRYNIFWKGKEEFSAIFMDKIYHLSSLTALEEFLRGPQKLGLPLKRPLSLIPPLRMSIIGPSGSGKSTLSNAISREYGLLHIDYFNCFTAYMESRGMRPLSHRDVLVLSNELPNEVELPADLSDERYNSDSDTILTLIRSYWRDGSVLLPERMHDECLSQFFEGIYSEHGAVFDQFPSCPQDVKTAVREYTVPEIIIELRCGRETVSDRVIPKLLASWEQNLEEKKRIEQLRYDTQLEDYRRDRDIWIKRMLHEMIGQEYIGEEEDNAEHEYKNEDDILMEEYMLSDDTDLEEMEVKRFELEETWYRENPEPVLFTDWEDLETARRRIEQEFFSKYETDSQKIAAIRSLLENESIPYIVMDAEADVKDVLLRIMRILEPYVRRDISILEKIYTIDLETADTLLDCGYYLSSSFGRWCPVQLRQNNVPLQMFLPLESVQEIYPVIHRQFVYFFGGKDAQTAFLESPFEYLERDSCAPIIPFRLSIIGPPKCGKTTLAQRFANKYGVKVITRGAALRYIVKYFPWTEWAQLTESSLRAGRTVPTECVNRAVEMYSIDPNVISQGFVLDGFPLNRKEYEQLTFLGLQPMITLDLKANLAFCLDRSSRASDDGTIKPPSFSSSFLSHRYTVWEVDQGHFRTWLKSFTQNVIELDATKCMWYVWSQADRRVCSRYTIIRSYFRESDYDKIHSLKYMSVSPYEFRRRQSRFESYCPLCLYYENTMKTSGPPDHRGTIQFREHFYWICPQHTDEFTQHPQKYLPPANNSYPPADRPRILTETIDLQHSCWAKRLQVRGFCLVTYFDGLPNRKLVPGKIVTAVLYKDNLYLFCTEDCRDKFIAQPDKYANVQIKFLYTMPTIDVKSLPNVGFLEQTVSKFYLSARRVPVPDARFDYLCEYFKPASKVPAFLNVVDIAGLVKGAAEGQGLGNNFLSHINACDGIFHLCRAFDDDDVTHVEGDVNPVRDLEIISEELRLKDIEFLNGHLEKLEKLVVRGNDKKLKPEYDTLLKVKGIMVDEKRHIRFADWSATDIEVLNKYLFLTSKPVIYLVNLSEKDYIRKKNKWLIKIKEWVDKNDPGAILIPFSGTFENKLFDMDDAERAKYQEENKVTSALDKIIVQGYKALQLQYFFTAGHDEVKAWTIQKGTKAPQAAGKIHTDFEKGFIMAEVMKFDDFKNEGSEAAVKAAGKYRQQGRNYVVEDGDIVFFKFNAGAGLKDAKKK